The Thermus oshimai DSM 12092 genome includes a window with the following:
- a CDS encoding MBL fold metallo-hydrolase, which translates to MIFRQIYEEGLAQMSYFLGCPATGEALVVDPKRDIDTYLDLAQSLGLTITAVAETHIHADYLSGARELARATGATLYLSDEGDENWKYRGLEGFPHVLVKDGDEFKVGNIRVKVLHTPGHTPEHIAFLVADGAVSEEPLLLLTGDFVFVGDVGRPDLLEEAAGLKGTAEPGARRMFQSLKAKFLTLPDHVQVWPGHGAGSACGKALGALPATTVGYERRHAWWAEYLERNDEEGFVKALLLGQPEAPTYFKEMKRLNRDGMPILGGIPHPARLTKSQFTKALAEGAILVDTRDKFAFAGGHLKGAINIPAGKNFSTWAGWLLPYDRPLVLMARPEEVEGLVRALIRIGLDHVVGYIPGLEGYAEGELETVPQITAEEAKALWEKGQALVLDVRGRDEYLSGHIPGALNLHAGRVLAHLDRLPKDRPLIVHCVGGDRSSTAISALLAHGFRNALNLTGGIRAWQALGFPVEKGEALVNA; encoded by the coding sequence ATGATCTTTCGCCAAATCTACGAGGAAGGCCTCGCCCAGATGAGCTACTTCCTGGGCTGCCCCGCCACCGGGGAGGCCCTGGTGGTGGACCCCAAGCGGGACATCGACACCTACCTGGACCTGGCCCAGAGCCTGGGCCTCACCATCACCGCGGTGGCGGAAACCCACATCCACGCGGACTACCTCTCGGGGGCCCGGGAGCTCGCGAGGGCCACCGGGGCCACCCTTTACCTCTCCGACGAGGGGGACGAGAACTGGAAGTACCGGGGCCTGGAGGGTTTCCCCCATGTCCTGGTGAAGGACGGGGATGAGTTCAAGGTGGGGAACATCCGGGTGAAGGTCCTCCACACCCCCGGCCACACCCCCGAGCACATCGCCTTCCTGGTGGCGGACGGGGCGGTTTCGGAGGAGCCCCTTCTCCTCCTCACCGGGGACTTCGTCTTCGTGGGGGATGTGGGCCGCCCGGACCTCCTGGAGGAGGCTGCGGGGCTCAAGGGCACCGCGGAGCCCGGGGCCAGGCGGATGTTCCAAAGCCTCAAGGCGAAGTTCCTGACCCTCCCCGACCACGTGCAGGTCTGGCCCGGCCACGGGGCGGGCTCGGCCTGCGGGAAGGCCCTCGGGGCCCTTCCCGCCACCACCGTGGGCTACGAGAGGCGGCACGCCTGGTGGGCGGAGTACCTGGAGCGGAACGACGAGGAGGGCTTCGTGAAGGCCCTCCTCCTGGGCCAGCCCGAGGCCCCCACCTACTTCAAGGAGATGAAGCGCCTGAACCGGGACGGGATGCCCATCCTGGGGGGTATCCCCCACCCGGCCCGGCTCACCAAGAGCCAGTTCACTAAGGCCCTGGCCGAAGGGGCCATCCTGGTGGACACCCGGGACAAGTTCGCCTTCGCCGGGGGGCACCTGAAGGGGGCCATCAACATCCCCGCGGGCAAGAACTTCTCCACCTGGGCGGGCTGGCTCCTCCCCTACGACCGCCCCCTGGTCCTCATGGCCCGGCCGGAGGAGGTGGAGGGGCTGGTGCGGGCCCTCATCCGCATCGGGCTGGACCATGTGGTGGGGTACATCCCGGGCCTCGAGGGCTACGCGGAAGGGGAGCTGGAGACCGTGCCCCAGATCACCGCGGAGGAGGCCAAGGCCCTTTGGGAGAAGGGCCAGGCCCTGGTCCTGGACGTGCGCGGCCGGGACGAGTACCTCTCGGGCCACATCCCCGGGGCCCTAAACCTCCACGCGGGGCGGGTTTTGGCCCATCTGGACCGGCTTCCCAAGGACCGGCCCCTCATCGTCCACTGCGTGGGGGGCGACCGCTCCAGCACCGCCATCAGCGCCCTTCTGGCCCATGGCTTTAGGAACGCCCTGAACCTCACCGGGGGCATCCGGGCCTGGCAGGCCCTGGGCTTCCCGGTGGAGAAGGGCGAGGCCCTGGTGAACGCCTGA
- a CDS encoding SpoVR family protein, which produces MRAELRAWAETLRARAEAHGLSFPPVLFQEVEPEEMAMLAAYGGFPRRYPHWRFGSEYLRQREVYRYGLGRIYELVVNTVPVQAYLLKGNTPLAQKLVMAHVYAHADFFQNNLAFRPTPKDMLDEMAHHAAYVERAMERHGARSVEEFLDMALSLETLIDPHAPYIQRPEEPEETPGPARLRVRPYLEPFVNPSPEPPKEAEEGASPKPLPPRPTRDLLGFLARHAPLAPWQKGILEIVREESLYFAPQGATKILNEGWATYWHTRLLLPLLTPEEAVEFAELQAGLLAARGFNPYRLGYLLLKEVEERWDKGRFGPEYEALPLGERLRYEKPFGEGRKKLFQVRTVYTDLPFLEEFLTPEFALRHRLLLPEDLPRFEEAKRALLFRLTNLGYPVVELLDANYGNRGELLLEHLYEGMELDLKKTQAVLENLHRLWGRPVHLKTVVGGKETWLKAG; this is translated from the coding sequence GTGAGGGCCGAGCTTAGGGCGTGGGCGGAAACCCTAAGGGCGCGGGCGGAAGCCCATGGGCTTTCCTTTCCCCCGGTGCTCTTCCAGGAGGTGGAGCCGGAGGAGATGGCCATGCTGGCCGCCTACGGGGGCTTTCCCCGCCGCTACCCCCACTGGCGCTTTGGGAGCGAGTACTTAAGGCAGCGGGAGGTCTACCGGTACGGCCTCGGGCGCATCTACGAGCTGGTGGTGAACACCGTGCCCGTCCAGGCCTACCTCCTCAAGGGAAACACCCCCCTGGCCCAGAAGCTGGTGATGGCCCACGTCTACGCCCACGCGGACTTCTTCCAGAACAACCTGGCCTTCCGCCCCACCCCCAAGGACATGCTGGACGAGATGGCCCACCACGCGGCCTACGTGGAACGGGCCATGGAGCGCCACGGGGCCAGGAGCGTGGAGGAGTTCCTGGACATGGCCCTTTCCCTGGAAACCCTCATCGACCCCCACGCCCCCTACATCCAAAGGCCCGAGGAGCCCGAGGAAACCCCCGGGCCGGCCCGCCTGCGGGTGCGCCCCTACCTGGAGCCCTTCGTGAACCCGTCCCCCGAACCCCCCAAGGAGGCGGAGGAGGGGGCGAGCCCCAAGCCCCTCCCCCCCAGGCCCACCCGGGACCTCCTGGGCTTCCTGGCCCGGCACGCCCCTCTCGCCCCCTGGCAGAAGGGCATCCTGGAGATCGTCCGGGAGGAGAGCCTCTACTTCGCCCCCCAGGGGGCCACCAAGATCCTGAACGAGGGCTGGGCCACCTACTGGCACACAAGGCTCCTCCTCCCCCTCCTCACCCCGGAGGAGGCGGTGGAGTTCGCCGAGCTCCAGGCGGGGCTTCTCGCGGCCCGGGGGTTCAACCCCTACCGCTTGGGCTACCTCCTCCTTAAGGAGGTGGAGGAGCGCTGGGACAAGGGGCGCTTCGGTCCGGAGTACGAGGCCCTGCCCTTAGGGGAAAGGCTCCGCTACGAGAAGCCCTTTGGGGAGGGCCGGAAGAAGCTCTTCCAGGTGCGCACGGTCTACACCGACCTCCCCTTCCTGGAGGAGTTCCTCACCCCGGAGTTCGCCCTACGGCACCGCCTCCTCCTCCCCGAGGACCTCCCCCGCTTTGAGGAGGCCAAGCGGGCCCTCCTCTTCCGCCTCACCAACCTGGGCTACCCGGTGGTGGAGCTTTTGGACGCCAACTACGGCAACCGGGGGGAGCTCCTCCTGGAGCACCTCTACGAGGGGATGGAGCTGGACCTGAAAAAGACCCAGGCGGTGCTGGAGAACCTGCACCGCCTCTGGGGCCGCCCCGTCCACCTGAAAACGGTGGTGGGGGGGAAGGAGACCTGGCTCAAGGCGGGCTGA
- the pdo gene encoding protein disulfide oxidoreductase, with the protein MPLLGPKEQEIVRERLSTLNRDVEMILFTDTSTLVAPGKEPCMYCRETEQLLRELQALSDKLHLEVYDLATPEGKEKAEAYKVEAAPTLILREKGSEATNLRYRGIPAGYEFASLLEDLEMLGRDGHGLPENVVQELNNLPEEVVLQVFVTPTCPYCPQAVRTAHRMAYASPKVFGEMIEANEFPELSNRYHIHGVPDTIINHGKARVLGAQPLSQFLQAIRQAVGVKA; encoded by the coding sequence ATGCCGCTTTTAGGACCCAAAGAGCAGGAGATCGTACGGGAAAGGCTTTCCACCCTGAACCGGGACGTGGAGATGATCCTCTTCACCGACACCTCCACCCTCGTGGCCCCGGGGAAGGAGCCCTGCATGTACTGCCGGGAAACGGAGCAGCTTCTGAGGGAGCTTCAGGCCCTTTCCGATAAGCTCCACCTGGAGGTCTACGACCTCGCCACCCCTGAAGGGAAGGAAAAGGCCGAGGCCTACAAGGTGGAGGCGGCCCCCACCCTGATCCTCCGGGAGAAGGGCTCGGAGGCCACCAACCTCCGGTACCGGGGTATCCCCGCGGGCTACGAGTTCGCAAGCCTCCTGGAGGACCTGGAGATGCTGGGCCGGGACGGGCACGGCCTGCCCGAGAACGTGGTGCAAGAGCTCAACAACCTCCCCGAGGAGGTGGTCCTGCAGGTCTTCGTCACCCCCACCTGCCCCTACTGCCCGCAGGCGGTGCGCACCGCCCACCGCATGGCCTATGCCTCGCCCAAGGTCTTCGGGGAGATGATCGAGGCCAACGAGTTCCCCGAGCTTTCCAATCGTTACCACATCCACGGGGTGCCGGACACCATCATCAACCACGGCAAGGCGCGGGTGCTCGGGGCCCAGCCCCTCTCCCAGTTCCTCCAGGCCATCCGCCAGGCCGTGGGGGTGAAGGCCTAG
- a CDS encoding cell division protein FtsX, with product MYAVREGFRQILRHPTASLATFFTALVSFTLLYFLGLLLWNLERVVQGLERELEVAAFLGRGADVEALLTEIQAWPEVGEVRLQTKEEALAQLVLDYPYLAEAKDLVENPLPDTLRLRLRTPEAVRQVAERLRGLPGVEGVEYGGELTERLVGVLSGSRAAMVLLVALLLLNTLFSVMGSIRLSVESRKEALGIMLLVGATRRFIQGPFLAEGAFLTLGAGLLAVLFGGVLYRGLSGALQGLLPFIPVLSLEDLIQTGMAVLLLALFLGLGGAYLASRAHLREV from the coding sequence GTGTACGCCGTCCGCGAAGGGTTCCGCCAGATCCTCCGCCACCCCACCGCCAGCCTGGCCACCTTCTTCACCGCCCTGGTCTCCTTCACCCTGCTCTACTTCCTGGGGCTTCTCCTGTGGAACCTGGAGCGGGTGGTCCAGGGCCTGGAGCGGGAGCTGGAGGTGGCCGCTTTTCTAGGAAGGGGGGCGGACGTGGAGGCCCTCCTCACGGAGATCCAGGCCTGGCCCGAGGTGGGGGAGGTGCGCCTCCAGACCAAGGAGGAGGCCCTGGCCCAGCTGGTCCTGGACTACCCCTACCTGGCGGAGGCCAAGGACCTGGTGGAAAACCCCCTGCCCGACACCCTGCGCCTGCGCCTGAGGACCCCCGAGGCCGTGCGCCAGGTGGCGGAGCGCCTCCGGGGCCTCCCGGGGGTGGAGGGGGTGGAGTACGGGGGGGAGCTCACGGAAAGGCTCGTGGGGGTGCTCTCGGGAAGCCGGGCGGCCATGGTCCTTTTGGTGGCCCTCCTCCTCCTCAACACCCTCTTCAGCGTGATGGGCTCCATCCGCCTCTCGGTGGAAAGCCGCAAGGAGGCCCTGGGCATCATGCTCCTGGTGGGGGCCACCCGCCGGTTCATCCAGGGGCCCTTCCTGGCGGAAGGGGCCTTCCTCACCCTGGGGGCTGGGCTCCTCGCGGTCCTCTTCGGGGGGGTCCTTTACCGGGGCCTTTCCGGGGCCCTGCAGGGGCTTCTCCCCTTCATCCCCGTGCTCAGCCTCGAGGACCTTATCCAGACCGGGATGGCCGTCTTGCTCCTGGCCCTCTTCCTGGGCCTAGGAGGGGCGTACCTCGCCAGCCGGGCCCACCTGAGGGAGGTTTAG
- a CDS encoding rhodanese-like domain-containing protein: MTRRALLGLLALPLLLAACGPKGSYRNIGPEELYQAAAQGALIVDVRTPMEFAQGHVPGAVNLPVEEVARWAKDLPKDRPVYLYCRSGNRSRQAAEYLARQGYANLYNLEGGVLAIERAGYPLVR; this comes from the coding sequence ATGACCCGGCGCGCCCTCCTGGGCCTCTTGGCCCTGCCCCTGCTCCTCGCCGCCTGCGGCCCCAAGGGGAGCTACCGGAACATTGGTCCCGAGGAGCTCTACCAGGCCGCAGCCCAGGGGGCCCTCATCGTGGACGTGCGCACCCCCATGGAGTTCGCCCAGGGGCACGTGCCGGGGGCGGTGAACCTGCCGGTGGAGGAGGTCGCCCGCTGGGCCAAGGACCTCCCCAAGGACCGGCCCGTCTACCTCTACTGCCGTAGCGGCAACCGGAGCCGGCAGGCGGCGGAGTACCTGGCCCGGCAGGGGTACGCCAACCTGTACAACCTCGAGGGGGGCGTCCTGGCCATAGAGCGGGCCGGATACCCCCTGGTCCGCTGA
- a CDS encoding sulfite exporter TauE/SafE family protein, whose translation MSLALFGALLIGLSLGLLGSGGSILTVPVLVYLVGEAPKQAIAESLLIVGGIALLGGLPYALRGLVHYRSLLLFGLPGMAGTYLGAWLSRFTSGEVQLLTFALVMLLAAYFMARPVPLTPKGERKAWKVVLEGLFVGALTGFVGVGGGFLIVPALVLLGGLPMHLAVGTSLFIIALKSFAGFYKYLHLLPAYGLSVNWGLALLFIAVGTLGSLVGGRLAVRLPHEALKRGFALFLVVMGVFIVVQNL comes from the coding sequence ATGAGCCTCGCCCTCTTCGGCGCCCTCCTCATCGGGCTCTCCCTGGGCCTTCTGGGCTCCGGGGGGTCCATCCTCACCGTGCCCGTCCTGGTGTACCTGGTGGGGGAAGCACCCAAGCAGGCCATCGCGGAAAGCCTCCTCATCGTGGGGGGGATCGCCCTCCTGGGGGGTCTCCCCTACGCCCTTAGGGGCCTGGTCCACTACCGGAGCCTCCTCCTCTTCGGCCTCCCCGGCATGGCGGGCACCTACCTGGGGGCCTGGCTTTCCCGGTTCACCTCCGGGGAGGTGCAGCTCCTCACCTTCGCCCTGGTGATGCTCCTCGCCGCCTACTTCATGGCCCGGCCCGTCCCCCTCACCCCCAAGGGGGAGCGGAAGGCCTGGAAGGTGGTCCTGGAAGGGCTTTTCGTGGGGGCCCTCACGGGCTTCGTGGGGGTGGGGGGCGGGTTCCTCATCGTCCCCGCTTTGGTCCTCCTGGGGGGGCTTCCCATGCACCTGGCGGTGGGCACGAGCCTTTTCATCATCGCGCTCAAGTCCTTCGCCGGCTTCTACAAGTACCTCCACCTCCTGCCCGCCTACGGCCTCTCCGTGAACTGGGGCCTGGCCCTCCTCTTCATCGCCGTGGGGACCTTGGGGAGTCTGGTCGGGGGGCGGCTTGCGGTGCGCCTCCCCCACGAGGCCCTGAAGCGGGGCTTCGCCCTCTTCCTGGTGGTCATGGGGGTTTTCATCGTGGTTCAGAACCTCTAA
- a CDS encoding rhodanese-like domain-containing protein: MYETEVKNLTPEEAKALYEEGALFLDVREVEEFAQARIPGARLLPLSEFMARYAEVPKEGPVVLYCRTGNRSWQAVAWLSAQGWKNLYNLEGGIVRWYRTGLPVDTTPVEVGYQGVPFQEVGPEEAKALLEEAFVVDVREPWEYREGHVPGAVNIPLSTLPTRLSELPKDRPILLVCNSGNRSGVAADFLVQQGFAGEKVYNLEGGTYAWMSHGLPVER; encoded by the coding sequence ATGTACGAGACCGAGGTGAAGAACCTAACCCCCGAGGAGGCCAAGGCCCTTTACGAGGAAGGGGCCCTTTTCCTGGACGTGCGGGAGGTGGAGGAGTTCGCCCAGGCCCGCATCCCCGGGGCCAGGCTCCTGCCCCTTTCCGAGTTCATGGCCCGCTACGCCGAGGTGCCCAAGGAGGGGCCCGTGGTCCTCTACTGCCGTACGGGGAACCGCTCCTGGCAGGCGGTGGCCTGGCTTTCCGCCCAGGGCTGGAAGAACCTCTACAACCTCGAGGGGGGCATCGTGCGCTGGTACCGCACGGGCCTCCCCGTGGACACCACCCCGGTGGAGGTGGGCTACCAGGGGGTGCCCTTCCAGGAGGTGGGGCCGGAGGAGGCCAAGGCCCTCCTGGAGGAGGCCTTCGTGGTGGACGTGCGCGAGCCTTGGGAGTACCGGGAGGGGCATGTGCCGGGGGCGGTGAACATCCCCCTCTCCACCCTGCCCACGCGCCTCTCCGAACTGCCCAAGGACCGGCCCATCCTCCTCGTGTGCAACTCCGGGAACCGCTCGGGGGTGGCCGCGGACTTCCTGGTGCAGCAGGGGTTCGCGGGGGAGAAGGTCTATAACCTCGAGGGCGGCACCTACGCCTGGATGAGCCACGGCCTTCCCGTGGAGCGATGA
- a CDS encoding murein hydrolase activator EnvC family protein, which translates to MRALLLLCLLGLALAQDLNTLEAQAQRARALEERAAQRIALLNRELQRLSQRVEALLGEKARLEGEIARLEGERTALRREIARLRAEVRGTEARIAKREAELEALKGRLRALMLSLHKEKAARYLPLLRAEGFTDLMVRARLVGYISERDTALVRQVQGVLKALREEKVRLELLLKDLSAKEARLAETQKALEGEKKALEATLAGLEREAQGKRALLREALKERQRLQAELEKLQARILAERRRLEELRRQEEERRRQEEARRRAAAQPARVVVPPPPLPSAVGRLAFPVPGGRIAVPYGAEGSFMVIQGPAPGSPVQAAAEGYVGGILYLPNLGYTVMLVHTETLSTVYTNLQEPLVREGERVERGQLLGYTGGGLLIRPEELEFRVAVRLGEETRFVDPAAYF; encoded by the coding sequence GTGCGCGCGCTCCTCCTCCTCTGCCTCCTAGGCCTTGCCCTGGCCCAGGACCTAAACACCCTCGAGGCCCAGGCCCAAAGGGCCCGGGCCCTGGAGGAGCGGGCGGCCCAGCGCATCGCCCTCCTAAACCGCGAGCTCCAGCGCCTCTCCCAGCGGGTGGAGGCGCTCCTTGGGGAAAAGGCCCGCCTCGAGGGGGAGATCGCCCGGCTGGAGGGGGAGAGGACCGCCCTCAGGCGGGAGATCGCCCGCCTAAGGGCAGAGGTGCGCGGGACCGAAGCCCGCATCGCCAAGCGGGAAGCGGAGCTGGAAGCCCTAAAGGGGCGGCTTCGGGCCCTCATGCTGAGCCTCCATAAGGAAAAGGCCGCCCGCTACCTCCCCCTCCTCCGGGCGGAGGGCTTCACCGACCTCATGGTGCGGGCCCGCCTGGTGGGCTACATCTCGGAGCGGGACACCGCCCTGGTGCGCCAGGTCCAGGGGGTGCTGAAGGCCCTACGGGAGGAAAAGGTCCGGCTGGAACTCCTCCTGAAAGACCTTTCCGCCAAGGAGGCGCGCCTAGCGGAAACCCAGAAGGCCCTGGAGGGGGAAAAGAAGGCCCTGGAGGCCACCCTGGCGGGCCTGGAACGGGAGGCCCAGGGGAAGCGGGCCCTCCTCCGGGAGGCCCTAAAGGAGCGCCAGCGCCTGCAGGCCGAGCTGGAAAAGCTCCAGGCCCGGATCCTGGCGGAAAGGCGGCGCCTGGAAGAGCTCAGGAGGCAGGAGGAGGAACGGCGGCGCCAGGAGGAGGCCCGCAGGAGAGCCGCGGCCCAGCCCGCCCGGGTGGTGGTCCCTCCCCCGCCCCTGCCCAGCGCCGTGGGCCGCCTGGCCTTCCCCGTGCCCGGGGGGCGGATCGCCGTCCCCTACGGAGCGGAGGGCTCGTTCATGGTCATCCAGGGCCCGGCCCCCGGCAGCCCCGTGCAGGCGGCCGCGGAGGGGTACGTGGGGGGCATCCTCTACCTCCCCAACCTGGGCTACACGGTGATGCTGGTCCACACGGAAACCCTCTCCACCGTCTACACCAACCTCCAAGAACCCCTGGTGCGGGAAGGGGAGCGGGTGGAACGGGGCCAGCTTCTGGGCTACACCGGCGGGGGCCTCCTCATCCGCCCGGAGGAGCTGGAGTTCCGGGTGGCGGTACGCCTGGGGGAGGAAACCCGCTTCGTGGACCCCGCGGCCTACTTTTAA
- a CDS encoding DUF444 family protein produces the protein MRPIERDLERFKEIVRGEVKKRAREFLTREELFGEVEGRIVSIPLPQLELPKIVYRDPLGEGLLGGGPGEEALGAGGHIPVAELELEEFLDLMGEALRLPRLKPKGEGEVTEEAFRYTTIARKGPRGLRHVRRTLKEALKRTLMSGSYAPESPRLSLEPEDFRYRAPKKRPRPHAQAVVLFALDVSGSMREEELKLVKTLSFWITLWIRRHFPRLERRYLLHDAEAWEVSEEEFFRAREGGGTRLSSALLLAEEILKGYPEAFYNRYLYHFSDGENWHGDTPKALEVLRRLLPSLALYGFAQVQGPYGQGHFLEEVQDGLGDREEVALAEVRGREDLPRALRALLGGKGEGRA, from the coding sequence ATGAGGCCCATTGAGCGGGACCTGGAGCGCTTCAAGGAGATCGTCCGCGGGGAGGTGAAGAAGCGGGCCCGGGAGTTCCTGACGCGGGAGGAGCTTTTCGGGGAGGTGGAGGGGCGGATCGTCTCCATCCCCCTGCCCCAGCTGGAGCTTCCCAAGATCGTCTACCGGGACCCCTTGGGGGAAGGCCTCCTGGGGGGAGGCCCGGGGGAGGAGGCCTTGGGCGCGGGGGGGCACATCCCGGTGGCCGAGCTGGAGCTGGAGGAGTTTTTGGACCTCATGGGGGAGGCCCTGAGGCTCCCCAGGCTCAAGCCCAAAGGGGAGGGGGAGGTGACGGAGGAGGCCTTCCGCTACACCACCATCGCCCGAAAAGGCCCCAGGGGCCTCCGCCACGTGCGCCGCACCCTGAAGGAGGCCCTGAAGCGCACCCTGATGAGCGGAAGCTACGCCCCGGAAAGCCCCAGGCTCAGCCTCGAGCCCGAGGACTTCCGCTACCGGGCCCCCAAGAAGCGCCCCCGGCCCCACGCCCAGGCGGTGGTCCTCTTCGCCTTAGACGTCTCGGGGAGCATGCGGGAGGAAGAGCTTAAGCTCGTCAAGACCCTCTCCTTCTGGATCACCCTCTGGATCCGCCGCCACTTCCCCAGGCTGGAAAGGCGCTACCTCCTCCACGACGCCGAGGCCTGGGAGGTCTCGGAGGAGGAGTTCTTCCGCGCCCGGGAGGGCGGGGGGACCCGGCTTTCCAGCGCCCTCCTTCTGGCGGAGGAGATCCTGAAAGGCTACCCCGAGGCCTTCTACAACCGCTACCTCTACCACTTCTCCGACGGGGAGAACTGGCACGGGGACACCCCCAAGGCCCTGGAGGTCTTAAGGCGGCTCCTCCCCTCCCTGGCCCTTTACGGCTTCGCCCAGGTGCAGGGGCCCTACGGGCAGGGGCACTTCCTGGAGGAGGTCCAAGACGGCCTGGGGGATCGGGAGGAGGTGGCCCTGGCGGAGGTGCGGGGCCGGGAGGACCTGCCCCGGGCCCTTAGGGCCCTTTTGGGAGGGAAGGGTGAGGGCCGAGCTTAG
- a CDS encoding TlpA family protein disulfide reductase has product MDALTLGPLALPWTRVQVALGLLAFLLAAGVLARRVDPRLNAWASNAVFWGLVGARLGFVLENLSIYAKDPLSVLYVWQGGFDPWWGILVGGGYTLMTLPKALLRPALLSALAGGVVFLLVLALSPGKRASAGTLPDLTLATLGGTPVDLQDFRGKPLVLNAWATWCPPCRRELPMMLRVSEETPGVRFAFVSQGEGPAVVRAFLEKEGLAGDWFLLDPETRLSEALKVQGLPTTFFFDREGRLVARHMGELSEALLRGYLRVISPP; this is encoded by the coding sequence ATGGACGCCCTCACCCTCGGCCCCTTGGCCCTCCCCTGGACCCGGGTCCAGGTGGCCTTGGGGCTTCTCGCCTTCCTCCTGGCCGCAGGGGTTTTGGCCAGGCGGGTGGACCCCAGGCTGAACGCTTGGGCCTCCAACGCGGTCTTTTGGGGGTTGGTGGGGGCCCGGCTGGGCTTCGTGCTGGAGAACCTTTCCATATACGCCAAGGACCCCCTCTCCGTCCTCTACGTCTGGCAGGGGGGGTTTGACCCCTGGTGGGGTATCCTGGTGGGAGGAGGGTATACGCTCATGACCCTACCCAAAGCCCTCTTGCGCCCCGCCCTCCTTTCGGCCCTGGCGGGCGGGGTGGTCTTCCTTTTGGTCCTGGCCCTAAGCCCGGGAAAGCGCGCTTCCGCTGGCACCCTTCCCGACCTAACCCTGGCCACCCTGGGGGGCACGCCGGTGGACCTCCAGGACTTTCGGGGAAAGCCCCTGGTCCTGAACGCCTGGGCCACCTGGTGCCCCCCCTGCCGCCGGGAGCTCCCCATGATGCTACGGGTGTCGGAGGAAACCCCTGGGGTGCGCTTCGCCTTCGTGAGCCAGGGGGAGGGCCCGGCGGTGGTGCGGGCCTTTTTGGAGAAGGAGGGATTGGCGGGGGACTGGTTCCTCCTGGACCCCGAGACCCGGCTTTCCGAGGCCCTCAAGGTGCAGGGCCTGCCCACCACCTTCTTCTTTGACCGGGAGGGGCGGCTTGTGGCCCGGCACATGGGGGAGCTCTCCGAGGCCCTCCTCAGGGGGTATCTCCGGGTCATCAGCCCGCCTTGA